The following proteins are co-located in the Pochonia chlamydosporia 170 chromosome 6, whole genome shotgun sequence genome:
- a CDS encoding lipase (class 3) domain-containing protein — translation MKFKLALLAVFGTAICAPSPSMGVKRTDGVTTEQFDKFKYYAQHASADYCNTDKPPGSLITCEGGCPTLETNKVTIFSTFNGPLTGIGGFIAIDKTRQEIILAVRGTTNIRNFITDARFLLANCDVTPGAAVHAGFLSAWKEISSSARNGVKAALLAHPGHKFVIVGHSLGAGVATIATAYLRRDGYSGTDLYTYGSPRVGNAAFADFVTSQAGSEFRVTHWNDATPSVPPLLLGYRHTDVEYWLSTGPEDKLDYGVRDVKVCRGSANLSCSGSVVPDLSLTPHRYILADMYACGGLKLS, via the exons ATGAAGTTCAAGCTGGCTTTGCTCGCGGTCTTCGGGACAGCCATATGCGCACCCTCCCCGTCTATGGGCGTCAAAAGAACTGACGGAG TAACGACCGAACAgtttgacaagttcaagtaCTACGCGCAGCACGCCTCGGCTGATTACTGCAACACGGACAAACCACCAGGGTCACTGATCACCTGTGAAGGCGGATGCCCAACTCTGGAGACAAACAAAGTCACCATCTTTTCGACATTCAA TGGTCCACTCACCGGCATAGGCggcttcatcgccatcgaCAAAACCCGCCAAGAaatcatcctcgccgtccgCGGAACCACCAACATCCGCAACTTCATCACCGACGCCCGATTCCTCCTCGCAAACTGTGACGTGACTCCAGGAGCCGCAGTCCACGCAGGCTTTCTAAGCGCCTGGAAGGAGATATCCTCCTCGGCTCGCAACGGCGTCAAAGCCGCGCTGCTCGCACACCCGGGCCACAAGTTCGTGATTGTTGGCCACTCCCTCGGCGCGGGTGTCGCCACCATTGCGACTGCCTATCTCCGCCGAGACGGGTATTCTGGCACCGATTTATACACGTATGGATCTCCGCGCGTGGGAAACGCTGCGTTTGCGGATTTTGTGACGAGCCAGGCTGGCAGTGAGTTTCGGGTGACGCATTGGAATGATGCGACGCCGAGTGTGCCCCCTTTGCTTTTGGGATATAGACATACGGATGTGGAGTATTGGTTGTCTACTGGGCCGGAGGATAAGTTGGATTATGGGGTGAGGGATGTTAAAGTGTGTAGGGGGAGCGCGAATCTGAGTTGCAGTGGTTCCGTGGTGCCAGACTTGAGTTTGACTCCGCACCGGTATATTTTGGCAGACATGTATGCCTGTGGGGGATTGAAATTATCGTGA